A single window of Vigna radiata var. radiata cultivar VC1973A chromosome 4, Vradiata_ver6, whole genome shotgun sequence DNA harbors:
- the LOC106758087 gene encoding chloroplast envelope quinone oxidoreductase homolog, whose translation MGKLMHAVQYNSYGGGSSALRHVEVPLPTPSKDEVLIKLEAASLNPFDWKVQKGMLWPLLPSKFPYIPGTDIAGEVIEVGRSVRKFKPGDKVVALVSPFSGGGLAEFAVAKESITASRPSETSASESASLPVAGLTALQAITKTIGIKLDGSGERKNVLITAASGGVGHYAIQLAKLGNTHVTATCGARNIELVKSLGADEVIDYKTPDGAALKSPSGKKYDAVIHCAVGFPWSTFEPNLTLNGKVVDITPSSASMLTFALKKLTFSKKQLVPLFLLPKGEDLQYLIDLVKEGKLKTVLDSKYPLTKAEDAWAKSIDGHATGKIIIEF comes from the exons ATGGGAAAGCTCATGCATGCGGTTCAGTACAACAGCTACGGTGGAGGATCCTCTGCCTTAAGG CATGTTGAAGTTCCCTTGCCCACTCCCAGTAAAGATGAGGTTTTGATTAAGTTGGAAGCAGCTAGTCTAAATCCATTTGATTGGAAAGTACAGAAAGGCATGTTGTGGCCACTTTTGCCCTCCAAGTTCCCATATATACCTG GTACTGATATAGCAGGAGAGGTCATAGAGGTTGGTAGGAGTGTACGAAAGTTCAAACCTGGAGACAAAGTTGTAGCCCTTGTCAGCCCATTT AGTGGTGGAGGACTGGCTGAGTTTGCTGTTGCTAAGGAAAGCATCACTGCATCAAGACCATCAGAAACCTCAGCATCAGAATCTGCTAGCTTACCTGTAGCAGGTTTGACAGCTCTCCAGGCAATCACCAAAACCATAGGGATCAAACTTGATGGGAGCGGTGAACGGAAAAACGTTTTGATCACTGCTGCATCAGGTGGTGTAGGTCACTATGCCATCCAACTGGCAAAGCTAGGAAACACTCATGTGACAGCAACATGTGGTGCTCGCAACATTGAATTGGTCAAAAGCTTAGGGGCTGATGAGGTAATTGACTATAAGACCCCAGACGGTGCTGCTTTGAAGAGTCCCTCTGGTAAGAAATATGATGCTGTGATACACTGTGCAGTGGGCTTTCCTTGGTCCACCTTTGAGCCTAATTTGACCTTAAATGGAAAGGTTGTAGACATAACTCCAAGCTCTGCTTCAATGTTGACATTTGCTCTGAAGAAACTTACCTTCTCCAAAAAGCAACTTGTGCCTTTGTTTTTGTTACCCAAGGGTGAGGACCTTCAATATCTCATCGATTTAGTCAAGGAAGGAAAGCTTAAAACCGTGTTAGACTCCAAATATCCTCTAACTAAGGCTGAAGATGCTTGGGCCAAGAGTATTGATGGTCATGCAACTGGGAAGATAATTATTGAGTTCTAG